The Streptococcus viridans genome includes a window with the following:
- the aroB gene encoding 3-dehydroquinate synthase produces the protein MKVNVDLPKNGYEIVIENGAIQKVGSWLSHLWKPQKVAVITDNHVGSLYASQVVKNLESEGFTVVSYEFLEGESSKNLTTVQKVYEFLAKNGMTRSDGILALGGGVVGDLAGFVASTYMRGIHFVQVPTSLTAQVDSSIGGKTGVNTLYAKNMVGTFAQPDGVLIDPEVLRSLGRRELIEGMGEVIKYGLIEDPELWEELDEMDGSVESIYEHAESLIAHSCQVKRKMVVEDELDQGIRLYLNFGHTLGHAIEATAGYGQVMHGEAVAIGMVQVTKVAEAKGLVHAGLTQAIRQMCQKFGLPVEFHTWDKQELYQALTLDKKARGNQLNLVLVPEIGTCQIHPVPLEEMRDFLN, from the coding sequence ATGAAGGTAAATGTTGATCTACCAAAGAATGGTTATGAGATTGTCATTGAGAATGGAGCAATACAAAAGGTTGGAAGCTGGCTTAGTCATTTATGGAAACCTCAAAAAGTAGCAGTCATAACAGACAACCATGTGGGATCCCTTTATGCTAGTCAGGTTGTGAAAAACCTTGAAAGTGAAGGATTTACAGTGGTTAGCTATGAGTTCCTAGAAGGAGAATCCAGTAAAAATCTGACGACTGTTCAGAAAGTCTATGAATTCTTAGCAAAGAATGGCATGACACGTTCTGATGGAATCCTTGCTCTGGGTGGTGGCGTTGTCGGAGATTTAGCTGGTTTTGTGGCATCCACTTACATGCGCGGGATTCATTTTGTCCAAGTTCCAACTAGTTTGACAGCTCAGGTCGACTCCTCAATCGGAGGAAAGACTGGAGTCAATACGCTCTATGCAAAAAATATGGTGGGAACCTTTGCTCAACCTGATGGGGTCTTGATTGACCCTGAGGTGCTGCGGAGCCTGGGCCGGCGTGAGTTGATCGAGGGCATGGGGGAAGTCATCAAGTATGGACTTATTGAGGATCCAGAATTGTGGGAAGAATTGGATGAAATGGATGGCTCTGTCGAGTCTATCTATGAGCATGCAGAATCCCTGATTGCCCATTCCTGTCAAGTCAAGCGCAAGATGGTCGTCGAAGATGAGCTAGACCAGGGCATTCGTCTTTATCTGAATTTTGGTCATACCCTTGGGCATGCCATTGAAGCTACAGCCGGTTACGGCCAGGTCATGCATGGAGAAGCCGTTGCGATAGGGATGGTACAAGTCACAAAAGTGGCAGAAGCCAAGGGATTGGTCCATGCTGGATTAACGCAGGCTATCCGCCAAATGTGCCAAAAATTTGGCTTACCAGTAGAATTCCACACTTGGGATAAACAAGAACTTTATCAGGCCTTGACCTTGGACAAGAAGGCGAGGGGCAATCAGTTGAACCTCGTTTTGGTACCAGAAATTGGGACTTGTCAGATTCATCCAGTCCCATTGGAAGAAATGAGAGACTTCTTAAACTAG
- a CDS encoding shikimate kinase yields the protein MPKILLGFMGAGKTTIGRLLDPAFADMDALLVRRLEMPIVDYFTRYGEESFRLQESLLLQELLDEQSSVIATGGGIVLKPENRELLKKNPCNIYLRIDFDRLYQRLAADPATKRPLFLNKDPEEFRALYEQRLPLYEEVATHVIDVADKTPEKIVEMIRCL from the coding sequence ATGCCTAAAATACTACTTGGCTTTATGGGAGCAGGGAAAACGACTATTGGTCGTTTGTTGGATCCAGCTTTTGCTGATATGGATGCGCTCTTAGTTCGACGCTTAGAAATGCCGATTGTTGACTATTTTACCCGCTATGGTGAGGAGAGTTTTCGCTTGCAAGAGTCACTTTTATTGCAAGAGTTACTCGATGAACAGAGCTCTGTCATTGCAACTGGTGGAGGCATTGTCCTGAAGCCAGAAAATCGCGAGCTCCTCAAAAAGAATCCTTGTAATATTTATTTGCGGATTGATTTTGATCGGCTTTATCAACGACTGGCTGCGGATCCTGCAACTAAGCGCCCCCTCTTTCTTAATAAAGACCCAGAAGAGTTTCGTGCCTTGTATGAGCAACGCCTGCCCCTATATGAAGAAGTAGCCACACATGTGATTGATGTTGCTGATAAGACACCTGAAAAAATTGTGGAGATGATCCGATGTTTGTAG
- the aroC gene encoding chorismate synthase, which produces MRYLTAGESHGPRLTAIIEGVPAGLPLTADFINAELRRRQGGYGRGARMKIESDQVEITSGVRHGLTMGGPITLHVTNLDHQKWLEIMSVSDVEEKKKGLRKITKPRPGHADLVGGIKYRFDDLRNSLERSSARETTMRVAVGAVAKRLLEEIGIQVASHIVNFGGIEVEVPENLTVSQIKEAVAQSEVSIVNREREEEIKAYIDSVKKEGETIGGIVETIVGGVPVGLGSFVQWDKKLDSKIAQGVVSINAFKGVEFGLGFEAGRLKGSQVMDEILWSEQDGYTRRTNHLGGFEGGMTNGEPIIVRGVMKPIPTLYKPLMSVDIETHEPYKATVERSDPTALPAAGVVMEAVVATVLATEVLEKFSSDNLEELKEAVERHRAYTKAF; this is translated from the coding sequence ATGCGTTATTTAACAGCAGGAGAATCACACGGACCACGACTAACAGCCATTATTGAAGGAGTGCCTGCAGGACTGCCTTTGACGGCTGATTTTATCAATGCTGAGTTAAGACGTCGCCAGGGAGGCTACGGTCGTGGAGCACGGATGAAGATTGAAAGCGATCAGGTCGAGATCACCTCCGGAGTTCGCCATGGCTTGACCATGGGAGGGCCCATCACCTTGCATGTCACCAACCTAGACCATCAAAAATGGCTGGAGATTATGTCGGTCAGTGATGTGGAGGAAAAGAAAAAGGGGCTTCGGAAAATTACTAAGCCTCGACCAGGTCACGCTGATTTGGTCGGTGGGATCAAGTACCGCTTCGATGACTTGCGTAACTCCTTGGAACGGTCATCGGCTCGGGAGACAACTATGCGGGTAGCAGTTGGTGCAGTAGCCAAACGGTTATTAGAAGAAATTGGGATTCAAGTAGCTAGCCACATCGTCAATTTCGGTGGCATCGAAGTAGAGGTTCCAGAAAATCTGACGGTTTCGCAAATCAAAGAAGCGGTCGCTCAATCCGAGGTATCCATCGTCAATCGAGAGCGAGAAGAAGAAATCAAGGCCTATATCGATAGCGTGAAGAAAGAAGGAGAAACCATCGGAGGGATTGTTGAAACCATTGTAGGTGGTGTGCCTGTCGGTCTAGGATCTTTTGTCCAATGGGACAAGAAATTGGATTCTAAGATTGCTCAAGGGGTTGTCTCCATCAATGCCTTTAAAGGAGTTGAGTTTGGTTTAGGCTTTGAAGCAGGTCGTCTCAAGGGGAGCCAGGTCATGGACGAAATCCTCTGGTCTGAGCAAGATGGCTATACTCGTCGAACCAATCATCTGGGCGGATTTGAAGGGGGCATGACCAATGGAGAGCCAATTATTGTTCGTGGGGTTATGAAACCAATCCCGACCCTTTATAAGCCCCTCATGAGTGTCGATATTGAAACACATGAGCCATATAAGGCAACAGTGGAGAGGAGTGACCCAACAGCACTTCCGGCTGCAGGAGTTGTCATGGAGGCTGTGGTGGCAACGGTCTTAGCCACAGAAGTATTGGAAAAGTTCTCTTCTGATAATCTAGAGGAATTGAAAGAAGCTGTCGAGCGTCATCGGGCCTATACCAAGGCTTTCTAA
- a CDS encoding LCP family protein, whose amino-acid sequence MSRESENLSYHEQKRLDYLYSNYHYLNEKEQLEYKYLKNKSEGRSQDDSVSASAEESVVSSSRSENESDELPVYPSRSRKDKTQTNKKKREEVVALPKRKKGKKIRFKRILKWIAIFLLLVLSGMVFMFIKGLNSKPGGTNAQPAVKEYFNGQKTKDGVNILILGTDGRIGESSSETRTDSIMVVNVNNKDGKVKLVSFMRDTLVHIDGVSQQTDPEYQDYYDQKLNTAFTIGEQNNNQGAELVRQMLKDNFDIDIQYYAMVDFQTFATAIDTLFPNGVEMNAQFSTIDGEKVSEVEVPDDLNMKDGVVPQQTIKVGKQRMDGRTLLNYARFRKDDEGDFGRTRRQQEVMSAIVHQIKDPTKLFTGSEALGKVFAMTSTNVPFSFLLTNGIGLVGSASKGIERITIPENGDWVDAYDMYGGQGLLVDFDAYKKKLSQMGLR is encoded by the coding sequence ATGAGTAGAGAATCAGAAAACCTATCCTATCATGAACAAAAGAGATTGGATTATCTTTATTCCAACTATCATTATCTGAATGAGAAAGAGCAGTTGGAATACAAGTATCTAAAGAATAAATCAGAGGGACGATCCCAAGATGACTCCGTTTCAGCAAGTGCAGAAGAGTCTGTGGTTTCCTCAAGTAGAAGCGAAAACGAGTCTGATGAATTACCAGTCTATCCATCACGGAGCCGAAAGGATAAAACCCAAACCAATAAAAAGAAACGAGAGGAAGTAGTAGCTCTTCCCAAACGTAAGAAGGGGAAAAAAATCCGCTTCAAACGTATTTTAAAGTGGATTGCCATTTTCCTCTTGTTGGTCCTTAGTGGAATGGTCTTTATGTTTATTAAAGGCTTGAATAGCAAACCTGGTGGGACCAACGCCCAACCAGCTGTTAAAGAGTATTTCAACGGTCAGAAGACCAAAGACGGGGTCAATATCCTGATCTTGGGAACAGATGGTCGAATAGGGGAAAGCTCATCTGAGACGCGAACGGACTCTATCATGGTCGTCAATGTCAACAACAAGGACGGCAAGGTAAAATTGGTCAGCTTCATGCGGGATACTCTGGTTCATATCGATGGGGTGAGCCAACAAACGGATCCAGAATATCAAGATTACTATGACCAGAAGCTGAATACTGCCTTTACCATTGGAGAGCAGAATAACAACCAAGGGGCGGAATTGGTCCGTCAGATGCTCAAGGATAATTTTGACATTGATATCCAATACTATGCCATGGTTGATTTCCAAACCTTTGCGACAGCCATCGATACCCTCTTCCCCAATGGAGTGGAGATGAATGCGCAGTTTTCCACTATTGATGGCGAAAAGGTCAGTGAAGTGGAAGTGCCAGACGATTTGAACATGAAAGACGGTGTCGTTCCTCAGCAAACCATCAAGGTCGGAAAACAACGGATGGATGGCCGTACCCTCCTCAACTATGCTCGTTTCCGTAAGGATGATGAGGGCGACTTTGGCCGTACAAGACGCCAACAAGAAGTTATGTCTGCCATTGTTCACCAAATCAAGGATCCAACCAAGCTCTTTACTGGATCTGAAGCACTAGGAAAGGTCTTCGCTATGACCTCAACCAATGTACCCTTCTCCTTCCTGTTGACAAACGGGATTGGCTTAGTCGGAAGTGCCAGCAAGGGGATTGAACGCATTACCATTCCAGAAAATGGTGATTGGGTCGATGCCTATGATATGTATGGCGGACAAGGATTGCTGGTCGATTTCGATGCTTATAAAAAGAAATTGTCTCAAATGGGCCTAAGATGA
- the aroA gene encoding 3-phosphoshikimate 1-carboxyvinyltransferase — MKLQTNCKGLNGIIRVPGDKSISHRSIIFGSLAHGTTKVYDILRGEDVLSTIQVFRDLGVSIQDDGQVITIEGKGFEAFQQPKNDLDMGNSGTSTRLIAGVLAGSPFPVTMVGDDSLSKRPMDRVAIPLREMGVTVQGQTDRDMLPLHLHGSKELQPIHYSLPVASAQVKSALLFAAMQAEGESVILEKELTRNHTEDMIQLFGGQIRVEGKKIRLRGPQRFQACEVTVPGDISSAAFWLVAGLIIPNSKIRLENVGINETRTGILEVIEKMGGKLQILDVDPLAKAATLLVETSDLHGTEISGDLIPRLIDELPIIALLATQAFGKTIIKDAEELKVKETDRIQVVADSLNAMGASITPTEDGMIIEGKTPLHGASLQTFGDHRIGMMGAIAALLVRDGEVELARAEAINTSYPSFFADLEKVSHA; from the coding sequence ATGAAATTACAAACGAATTGTAAGGGTTTGAATGGAATTATTCGTGTTCCAGGGGATAAATCAATCAGTCATCGGTCGATTATCTTTGGTAGCCTTGCCCATGGAACCACTAAGGTCTATGATATCTTACGTGGTGAAGATGTCTTATCCACTATTCAAGTATTTAGGGACCTAGGCGTCTCTATCCAAGATGATGGTCAAGTGATCACCATTGAGGGGAAAGGCTTCGAAGCCTTTCAACAGCCTAAGAATGATCTGGATATGGGAAATTCAGGCACCTCTACTCGATTGATAGCGGGTGTCTTAGCAGGAAGTCCCTTCCCAGTTACCATGGTAGGAGATGATAGCTTGTCCAAACGACCAATGGATCGAGTAGCGATCCCCCTTCGAGAGATGGGAGTTACTGTCCAAGGCCAAACAGATCGAGACATGTTGCCCCTTCATCTGCATGGATCAAAAGAGTTACAACCAATCCATTATTCATTACCGGTAGCTTCTGCTCAGGTTAAGTCAGCTCTACTTTTTGCAGCTATGCAGGCAGAAGGAGAGTCAGTTATTCTAGAGAAGGAGCTGACACGGAATCATACTGAAGATATGATTCAGCTGTTCGGTGGCCAGATTCGCGTGGAAGGCAAAAAAATTCGTTTACGTGGGCCTCAACGCTTTCAAGCTTGTGAGGTGACGGTACCAGGTGATATTTCCAGTGCAGCCTTTTGGTTAGTAGCTGGTTTGATTATCCCAAATAGTAAGATTCGACTTGAAAATGTTGGGATTAACGAGACACGTACAGGCATACTAGAGGTTATTGAAAAAATGGGTGGCAAGCTTCAAATCTTGGATGTTGATCCACTTGCTAAGGCTGCGACCCTTTTGGTAGAGACTTCAGACCTCCATGGAACTGAAATTTCGGGTGATCTGATTCCTCGCTTGATTGATGAGCTTCCAATCATTGCTCTTTTGGCAACCCAAGCTTTTGGGAAAACCATTATCAAAGATGCTGAAGAACTAAAAGTTAAAGAAACGGATCGCATTCAAGTCGTGGCGGATAGTCTAAATGCCATGGGAGCTTCCATCACTCCAACAGAGGATGGTATGATCATTGAAGGGAAAACGCCCTTGCATGGTGCTAGTCTACAAACCTTTGGCGACCACCGGATCGGCATGATGGGAGCTATCGCAGCCTTGCTTGTAAGAGATGGTGAAGTGGAGCTTGCGCGTGCTGAAGCAATTAATACCAGTTACCCTTCCTTCTTTGCAGACTTAGAAAAGGTGTCTCATGCCTAA
- the aroE gene encoding shikimate dehydrogenase, translated as MKIDGYTRMAAVIAKPIRHSISPFIHNQAYQLTATNAVYLAWEVEEDEVEPSLQQLRVLDMLGANISMPYKKKVLPFLDQVDGSAQLIGSVNTIVQKDGRLTGFNTDGLGFLKSLPKNFSIDKKKMVLLGAGGAATAIVVEAIRQGVGEIHLFVRPESLTKYQAIFSPLSEALVVSIVLHDLSSRDQLNATIEGTNLLINATGLGMDGVSLPVPKDFNFPKGCLVADLAYFPAKTPFLQLAEEQEVQTVNGLGMLFHQAGLAFELMTDKTFPEKEVWQALKLEYPDYVLEK; from the coding sequence ATGAAGATTGATGGCTATACGCGAATGGCGGCTGTCATTGCCAAGCCCATTCGTCATAGTATCTCACCCTTTATTCACAATCAAGCTTACCAACTAACCGCGACCAATGCAGTCTACCTTGCTTGGGAAGTGGAAGAAGATGAAGTTGAACCAAGTCTTCAACAGTTACGAGTACTGGATATGTTGGGCGCCAATATTTCCATGCCCTATAAGAAAAAGGTCTTACCATTTTTAGATCAGGTAGATGGAAGCGCACAACTTATTGGTTCGGTCAATACAATTGTTCAGAAAGATGGTCGTTTAACAGGATTCAACACAGACGGACTTGGTTTTCTGAAGAGTCTCCCTAAGAATTTTTCTATTGACAAGAAAAAAATGGTTCTTTTAGGAGCGGGTGGGGCAGCAACTGCCATTGTCGTAGAAGCTATTCGGCAAGGAGTTGGAGAGATACATTTGTTTGTTCGTCCAGAAAGTTTAACCAAGTATCAAGCTATCTTTTCTCCACTATCCGAAGCTCTTGTTGTTTCAATTGTCCTGCATGACTTATCCAGTCGAGATCAGTTGAATGCAACGATAGAGGGGACGAATTTATTGATCAATGCTACAGGACTAGGAATGGACGGGGTTTCTCTTCCTGTTCCTAAGGACTTTAACTTTCCTAAAGGATGTTTAGTAGCCGACCTAGCTTATTTTCCAGCCAAGACACCTTTTCTTCAATTAGCTGAAGAACAAGAGGTGCAAACGGTAAATGGCCTGGGAATGCTGTTTCATCAAGCTGGCCTAGCCTTTGAACTGATGACGGATAAAACATTCCCAGAGAAGGAAGTCTGGCAAGCCTTGAAATTGGAATACCCGGATTATGTATTAGAAAAATGA
- the rlmD gene encoding 23S rRNA (uracil(1939)-C(5))-methyltransferase RlmD — protein sequence MLKKNEIVDVEIVDLTHEGAGVAKVDGLVFFVENALPGEVIRMRVLKVNKKIGYGKVEEYLEKSPHRNEELDLAYLRSGIADLGHLAYPEQLKFKAKQVKDSLYKMAGISDIEVPLTLGMEHPVQYRNKAQVPVRRVNGQVETGFFRKNSHDLMPIEDFYIQDPVIDQVILALRDLIRRFDLKPYDEKEQSGLVRNLVVRRGHHSGEIMVILVTTRPKIFRVEQLIEQLIKQFPAIKSVMQNINDQNTNAIFGKEWRTLYGRDYITDQMLGNDFQISGPAFYQVNTEMAEKLYQTAIDFAELKEDDVVIDAYSGIGTIGLSVAKHVKEVYGVEVIPEAVENSQKNASLNGITNAHYVCDTAENAMKNWLKEGIQPTAILVDPPRKGLTDSFIKASAQTGAERIAYISCNVATMARDIKLYQELGYELKKVQPVDLFPQTHHVECVSLLVKRN from the coding sequence ATGTTAAAGAAAAATGAAATTGTAGACGTTGAGATTGTCGATTTGACCCATGAAGGAGCAGGAGTCGCTAAGGTCGATGGCCTGGTCTTTTTTGTGGAGAATGCCCTGCCAGGAGAAGTCATCCGCATGCGCGTGCTCAAGGTCAATAAGAAGATCGGCTACGGAAAAGTAGAGGAGTACCTAGAAAAATCTCCTCACCGCAATGAAGAGCTAGACCTGGCTTATTTGCGAAGCGGTATTGCGGACTTGGGACACCTAGCTTATCCGGAGCAGCTGAAATTCAAGGCCAAACAGGTCAAGGATAGCCTCTACAAGATGGCAGGAATCTCTGATATCGAGGTACCCCTGACCTTGGGGATGGAGCATCCTGTCCAGTATCGCAACAAGGCTCAGGTCCCTGTCCGTCGTGTCAATGGTCAGGTAGAGACAGGCTTCTTTCGGAAAAACTCTCATGATCTAATGCCGATTGAAGACTTTTATATCCAAGATCCAGTCATTGACCAAGTAATCTTGGCGCTTCGTGATTTGATTCGTCGGTTTGACCTCAAGCCTTATGATGAGAAGGAACAGTCTGGCCTGGTTCGGAACCTTGTCGTCCGTCGAGGCCACCATTCTGGAGAAATCATGGTCATTTTGGTCACCACTCGTCCCAAGATTTTCCGTGTGGAACAGTTGATCGAGCAATTGATCAAGCAATTCCCAGCTATCAAATCCGTTATGCAGAATATCAATGACCAAAATACCAATGCCATTTTTGGAAAAGAATGGCGTACGCTTTATGGCCGAGACTATATTACGGATCAAATGTTGGGAAATGATTTCCAAATCTCTGGACCAGCCTTTTATCAGGTCAATACCGAAATGGCAGAGAAGCTCTACCAGACAGCCATTGACTTTGCAGAGTTAAAAGAAGACGATGTGGTCATTGATGCCTACTCAGGAATCGGAACTATTGGATTATCTGTCGCTAAGCATGTTAAGGAAGTTTATGGGGTAGAAGTCATCCCTGAAGCTGTGGAGAATAGCCAGAAGAATGCTAGTCTAAATGGCATCACCAATGCCCACTATGTCTGTGACACAGCTGAAAATGCCATGAAGAATTGGCTTAAGGAAGGCATCCAACCAACTGCCATCCTGGTCGACCCACCACGCAAGGGCTTGACCGATAGCTTTATCAAAGCAAGCGCCCAAACAGGAGCTGAACGCATCGCCTATATCTCCTGTAATGTCGCAACCATGGCGCGTGATATTAAACTCTATCAAGAGTTGGGATACGAATTGAAGAAAGTCCAGCCGGTTGACTTGTTTCCACAAACACATCACGTCGAATGTGTAAGCTTGTTGGTAAAACGGAACTAA
- the aroD gene encoding type I 3-dehydroquinate dehydratase, whose amino-acid sequence MKLVVSVMPRNFEEAQAIDASRYQDADVIEWRADYLGKHDILQVAPAIFEKFAGREILFTLRTREQGGEIDLSGEEYVALIHDINNIYHPDYVDFEYFGHQAEFNQMMDYSNLCLSYHNFQETPENMMEIMSELTSFTPKLVKVSVMAQTEQDVLDLMNYTRGFKTLNPEQEFVTISMGKIGRISRIAADLTGSVWSYASVGEESAPGQISLSSMHKIREILDED is encoded by the coding sequence ATGAAATTAGTCGTTTCTGTAATGCCAAGAAATTTTGAAGAAGCACAGGCCATTGATGCCAGTCGTTATCAGGATGCAGATGTCATTGAATGGCGTGCGGATTATTTGGGCAAACATGATATCTTACAAGTAGCGCCTGCCATTTTTGAAAAATTTGCTGGTCGTGAGATTTTATTTACGCTGCGGACACGGGAGCAGGGAGGTGAAATTGACCTTTCTGGTGAAGAGTACGTAGCCCTTATCCATGATATCAATAACATTTATCATCCGGACTATGTCGACTTTGAGTACTTTGGTCATCAGGCCGAATTTAATCAGATGATGGATTATTCCAATCTTTGCTTAAGCTACCATAATTTCCAGGAAACACCTGAAAACATGATGGAGATTATGTCAGAATTAACTAGCTTTACACCAAAATTGGTAAAGGTATCTGTGATGGCTCAAACCGAGCAGGATGTTCTCGATTTGATGAACTATACACGTGGCTTTAAAACGCTAAATCCAGAACAAGAGTTCGTCACCATTTCTATGGGGAAAATCGGCCGAATCTCTCGCATTGCTGCCGATTTAACTGGTTCGGTTTGGTCCTATGCCAGTGTAGGGGAGGAAAGTGCACCAGGTCAAATCAGTTTGTCCAGTATGCACAAGATTCGGGAGATCTTAGATGAAGATTGA
- a CDS encoding prephenate dehydrogenase, producing MEEKVVYIVGLGLIGASLAMGIRKAHPHVTLLGYNRSQASRDIALKKGIVDKVTADLEEFASQADVIIVSLPVKQTIQTFQQLANIPLKEGVIVTDVGSTKGAIVKAGQEAFNHLPVRFVGGHPMAGSHKTGAASADSTLFENAYYIFTPTVATDPSAILEMKDLLSGLGARFIEVDPIEHDRVTSQISHFPHVLAATLMGQAAAYTEEHSLAGRFAAGGFRDMTRIAESEPSMWTSILLSNPSAVLDRIADFQHRLDQVADMIRQGQEDTIWSFFDQSREQRQHMQIHKRGGVESTFDIFVDVPDEEDVILRILELLRGTSLVNIHINEENREDVYGILQISFKTAADQARAEALITEQTDYSVVIK from the coding sequence ATGGAAGAAAAGGTTGTTTATATCGTCGGTCTAGGACTAATTGGAGCTTCGTTAGCTATGGGGATACGGAAAGCCCATCCTCATGTAACCCTATTAGGGTATAATCGCAGTCAAGCCTCACGGGATATTGCTTTGAAGAAGGGGATCGTTGATAAGGTGACGGCAGATCTTGAAGAATTTGCTTCTCAAGCAGATGTCATCATTGTCTCCTTACCTGTGAAGCAAACGATTCAAACCTTTCAGCAATTGGCAAACATACCACTGAAAGAAGGGGTTATTGTAACGGATGTGGGTTCGACCAAGGGGGCGATTGTAAAAGCTGGTCAAGAAGCTTTTAACCATCTCCCAGTCCGTTTTGTCGGTGGGCATCCCATGGCGGGGAGTCACAAGACAGGGGCTGCCTCTGCAGATTCCACCCTCTTTGAAAATGCTTATTATATTTTTACTCCAACAGTGGCGACGGATCCCAGTGCTATTTTGGAAATGAAGGATTTGCTCTCAGGGCTTGGAGCCCGTTTCATCGAGGTGGATCCTATTGAACACGATCGGGTCACTTCTCAAATCAGCCACTTTCCTCATGTATTGGCTGCAACCCTTATGGGTCAAGCAGCTGCTTATACAGAGGAGCACAGCCTAGCAGGTCGCTTTGCTGCAGGAGGATTTCGTGATATGACGCGGATTGCGGAGAGTGAGCCCAGCATGTGGACCTCTATCTTACTGTCCAATCCATCTGCTGTTCTTGATCGGATTGCCGATTTTCAGCATCGCCTTGACCAAGTTGCCGACATGATTCGCCAAGGGCAAGAAGATACGATCTGGTCCTTCTTTGATCAGAGTCGAGAGCAACGCCAGCACATGCAGATCCACAAACGAGGCGGGGTGGAAAGCACTTTCGATATTTTTGTGGATGTCCCAGACGAAGAAGATGTCATCCTTCGGATCTTGGAGTTGCTTCGCGGCACCTCCTTGGTCAATATACATATCAACGAGGAAAACCGGGAAGATGTCTATGGGATTCTCCAGATTTCCTTTAAGACAGCTGCCGATCAAGCGCGGGCTGAAGCCCTGATCACCGAACAAACAGATTATAGTGTGGTAATTAAATAG
- the pheA gene encoding prephenate dehydratase, which yields MFVAYLGPKGSFTHHVALESFEDGELRPYDSITEVMKAYESAQVEYAVIPVENSIEGSVHETIDYLFHQAHFQAIAEVVYPIKQQLLAIKQDQSIEVIYSHPQALAQGKAYVQEHFPQARLEMTTSTSYAARYVSQHPELPIAAIAPLEAKDEYGLEVVASNIQEMDQNYTRFWILGQRPFKGSHSLKKVSCKNSLAITLPSNIAGSLCQALATFASRELNLTKIESRPLKTVLGEYFFIIDVVDADESLFASAYQELESLGASIKTLGYYSVYVLNNNEMENV from the coding sequence ATGTTTGTAGCTTATCTCGGTCCTAAGGGATCCTTTACCCATCATGTAGCTCTGGAAAGTTTTGAAGATGGTGAATTACGCCCTTATGACTCCATTACAGAAGTGATGAAAGCCTATGAATCCGCTCAAGTAGAGTATGCGGTCATCCCTGTTGAGAACTCCATCGAGGGCAGTGTCCATGAGACGATTGACTACCTCTTTCACCAGGCTCATTTCCAGGCTATTGCAGAAGTGGTCTATCCCATTAAGCAACAACTCTTGGCAATTAAGCAGGATCAATCCATTGAAGTGATCTATTCGCATCCTCAAGCATTAGCTCAAGGGAAAGCCTATGTTCAGGAGCATTTCCCTCAAGCCAGACTGGAGATGACAACTTCGACTTCCTATGCAGCTCGATATGTCTCTCAACATCCAGAACTACCTATTGCAGCCATTGCGCCTTTGGAGGCCAAGGATGAATATGGTCTGGAAGTGGTGGCCAGTAATATTCAAGAGATGGATCAAAATTATACCCGCTTTTGGATTCTTGGTCAGCGACCTTTTAAAGGTAGTCATTCCTTAAAGAAAGTTTCCTGTAAGAATAGTCTGGCCATTACCTTACCAAGTAATATTGCAGGTTCTTTATGCCAGGCCTTAGCTACATTTGCTTCCAGAGAATTAAATTTAACAAAAATTGAGAGTCGTCCTTTAAAGACGGTCCTAGGGGAATATTTTTTTATTATCGATGTGGTGGATGCTGACGAATCACTGTTTGCTTCTGCCTATCAAGAACTGGAATCCTTAGGAGCATCTATCAAAACCTTGGGCTATTATTCGGTCTATGTGCTAAACAACAATGAAATGGAGAACGTATGA
- a CDS encoding YlbF/YmcA family competence regulator, with the protein MSNIYDVANELSRGIRDLPEYKAVLASKEAIDADADAKALFGDYLVFQQEIHGVIQSGQLPTEDQQKKMQDFAEKLQGNPIVNEFFTKQQQLSVYLGDIERIIFDPVQDLFK; encoded by the coding sequence ATGTCAAATATTTATGATGTAGCCAATGAGTTGTCTCGAGGAATTCGTGACCTACCAGAATACAAAGCTGTTCTTGCTAGTAAGGAAGCCATTGATGCCGATGCAGATGCAAAAGCGTTATTCGGAGACTATCTCGTTTTCCAACAAGAAATTCATGGAGTTATCCAGTCTGGACAATTGCCAACTGAAGACCAACAAAAGAAAATGCAAGACTTTGCTGAGAAATTACAAGGGAACCCAATTGTGAATGAATTTTTCACCAAACAACAGCAACTATCAGTTTATCTAGGAGATATTGAACGGATTATTTTTGATCCAGTTCAAGATTTATTTAAATAA